The following are encoded together in the Streptomyces rapamycinicus NRRL 5491 genome:
- a CDS encoding PPOX class F420-dependent oxidoreductase: MTEGSLLDLLREQRTGALVTLKRDGRPQLSNVAFTYDPATRLIRISVTDDRAKTRNLRRDPRASFYVTSGDHYSYLVAEGDAELTPVAAGPHDATADELVEVYRAIQGEHPDWEEFRAAMVAERRLVVRLRAERGYGWGRQAGPLSGELGQDG, translated from the coding sequence ATGACGGAGGGATCCCTGCTCGATCTGCTACGGGAGCAGCGCACCGGCGCGCTCGTCACCCTCAAGCGGGACGGACGGCCACAGCTGTCCAATGTCGCCTTCACCTATGACCCCGCGACGCGCCTCATCCGGATCTCCGTCACCGACGACCGCGCCAAGACCCGCAATCTGCGCCGCGATCCGCGCGCGAGCTTCTACGTCACCAGCGGGGACCACTACTCCTATCTGGTGGCCGAGGGCGATGCCGAACTGACGCCGGTCGCCGCCGGTCCCCATGACGCCACCGCCGACGAGCTGGTGGAGGTCTACCGCGCGATCCAGGGCGAGCATCCGGACTGGGAGGAGTTCCGCGCGGCGATGGTGGCCGAGCGGCGGCTGGTGGTGCGGTTGCGCGCGGAGCGCGGTTACGGCTGGGGGCGACAGGCCGGCCCCCTGAGCGGAGAGCTGGGCCAGGACGGCTAG